From a region of the Paenibacillus segetis genome:
- the pgmB gene encoding beta-phosphoglucomutase, with protein MKLQAVLFDLDGVITDTAEYHFLAWKQMSDQIGIEIDREFNEKLKGISRMESLERILVHGKKVDEFTSEQREQLAKAKNDHYVSLLIHLTPEHTYPGITELLEQLREHHIPAILASASKNAPQILASLGLADKFQYIVSPDGIPGKPAPDIFLKGAEAVGADPLYCIGIEDAQAGIEAIKAAGMYAVGIGEHDLLQSAGADIVYNSTTHLNLSSLLQMAGMK; from the coding sequence ATGAAGCTTCAAGCTGTTTTGTTTGATTTAGATGGTGTCATTACCGATACCGCAGAGTACCATTTCCTGGCGTGGAAGCAGATGTCTGACCAGATTGGGATTGAAATTGATCGTGAGTTTAATGAAAAGCTTAAAGGAATCAGTCGTATGGAGTCCCTAGAGCGTATTTTAGTGCATGGAAAGAAAGTGGACGAGTTTACTTCTGAGCAACGCGAGCAATTGGCGAAAGCAAAGAACGATCATTATGTTTCATTGCTAATCCACCTTACGCCTGAGCATACCTATCCGGGCATTACAGAACTGCTGGAACAGCTTCGTGAGCACCATATTCCGGCCATACTGGCATCAGCAAGTAAGAATGCGCCCCAGATTCTAGCATCTTTAGGACTGGCAGATAAGTTCCAGTACATTGTGAGTCCTGACGGAATTCCTGGCAAACCGGCTCCAGATATATTCTTAAAGGGAGCTGAAGCGGTTGGGGCTGACCCGTTATATTGCATCGGCATCGAAGATGCGCAAGCGGGTATTGAAGCGATTAAGGCGGCTGGCATGTACGCGGTTGGGATTGGCGAGCATGATCTATTACAATCCGCAGGGGCGGATATCGTGTACAATAGTACAACACATTTAAATCTGTCTTCATTGCTACAAATGGCGGGGATGAAGTAA
- a CDS encoding ABC transporter ATP-binding protein, translating to MNQEPVVRIMGVSKKIGSKTLIDNLTLDIPAGQVFGFLGPNGSGKTTTIRMMVGLMSITKGEILIQGSSIKSQFEQAISHVGAIVENPEMYKFLTGYQNLLHYARMSPGVTEERIMEAVKRVGMEHRIHDKVKTYSLGMRQRLGVAQAILHRPRLLILDEPTNGLDPQGIRELRDYLRELSREEGITVFVSSHLLSEMELMCDTVAVIQQGRLIDVRVLKTGDKEGEQREIAFEVNDPQRAKAIIGEGRIEDSRLIVNVNREKISEINAKLVMSGISVYAINNVTRSLEDQFLEITGGGHIG from the coding sequence ATGAACCAGGAACCAGTCGTTCGAATTATGGGCGTCAGCAAAAAGATCGGATCCAAAACGTTAATTGATAATCTAACGCTAGATATTCCGGCGGGTCAGGTATTTGGTTTTCTTGGTCCTAACGGATCTGGAAAGACGACGACGATTCGCATGATGGTCGGGTTAATGTCGATTACCAAAGGAGAAATTCTGATTCAAGGTTCTAGTATAAAAAGCCAGTTTGAGCAGGCCATTTCTCATGTCGGTGCTATTGTTGAGAATCCGGAAATGTATAAGTTTCTTACGGGGTATCAGAATCTGCTGCACTATGCCCGAATGTCACCAGGAGTTACTGAGGAGAGAATCATGGAAGCAGTAAAGCGCGTTGGAATGGAGCATCGCATTCACGATAAAGTGAAGACGTATTCACTTGGAATGCGTCAGCGCCTGGGTGTAGCTCAAGCTATTTTGCATCGTCCTCGGCTTCTAATATTGGACGAGCCTACGAACGGTCTTGATCCACAAGGAATCCGTGAACTCCGTGATTATTTACGGGAGTTATCTCGGGAGGAAGGGATAACTGTATTCGTATCAAGCCATCTGCTGTCTGAAATGGAGCTTATGTGCGATACGGTAGCGGTTATTCAACAAGGACGTCTTATTGATGTAAGAGTGCTTAAAACGGGGGATAAAGAAGGAGAACAGCGGGAAATCGCCTTTGAAGTCAATGACCCGCAGCGAGCAAAAGCTATTATTGGAGAAGGAAGAATTGAAGATAGCCGTCTTATTGTGAATGTGAACCGGGAGAAAATCTCGGAAATCAATGCAAAGCTAGTGATGTCGGGTATTTCTGTATATGCCATTAACAACGTAACACGTTCACTCGAAGATCAATTTTTGGAGATAACAGGGGGTGGGCATATTGGGTAG
- a CDS encoding sensor histidine kinase, translating to MNWLKKSLFRKLLIGMLFATVVPLLLSSIIAYYTTSNSMKQQVIDLNHNAMEIISNNLKIYFQDLNMLTGSFYVDPELMSYLRSEETPALQKISIYNKVNAMYISRLEFHGVRYFSNMKQQSFTSSDVGNREMDKMLEDYDEIQGESIVYSVKSLGDKRILLMQKNLIDYPESTILGTLNIYVGLDEIDKLIQSQVLKDNAYFLMINNQKQLLYTSVADSVADTAEVRDIQSNLLVNKGSFEGEMDGKKGVFIYINNTNENLPFTLVKFVSDSVINESAYKTLNRSTMIQLMAVIFVVILAIILSYFIILPIKRLLRSMARVEQGNFDIRKDSQRVDELGILEDRFYIMVRNLDDFMNREYRNRLELSTAQLKMLQAQINPHFLYNTMQYIGTIALKMKAYEISDKISELGSILRYSMDFHTEVVMLGDEIKHIEDYMSIQMGRFKNKLSYTMTCSPKAMSIEVPKMLLQPFIENSIVHGIEQGRGYGSIQLEIDTIPDEAVSPILRIRITDNGKGIKEEKMDAIRKEYMEDKLHYGQNGIGIINVLQRLRLSYGSDFTWEITSIPYEATTISLFIVLNSQEIMEEIQ from the coding sequence ATGAACTGGCTGAAAAAAAGTTTGTTTCGAAAACTGTTAATCGGAATGTTGTTCGCTACGGTTGTTCCACTTCTCTTATCCAGTATAATTGCCTATTACACAACCTCAAACTCCATGAAACAACAAGTGATCGATTTGAATCACAATGCGATGGAAATTATCTCAAATAACCTCAAAATTTATTTTCAAGACCTGAATATGTTGACGGGTTCATTCTACGTTGATCCGGAGCTCATGAGTTACTTAAGATCAGAGGAAACCCCTGCACTTCAAAAAATCAGTATTTACAATAAGGTCAATGCAATGTACATCAGCCGTCTAGAGTTTCATGGTGTCCGTTATTTTAGCAATATGAAACAGCAATCCTTTACATCCTCGGATGTAGGGAATCGTGAAATGGATAAAATGCTAGAAGATTATGATGAGATTCAGGGTGAGTCTATTGTTTATAGCGTAAAGAGTCTAGGGGACAAAAGAATTCTACTCATGCAGAAAAATTTGATCGATTATCCGGAATCCACTATTCTCGGTACTTTGAATATTTATGTAGGACTCGACGAAATTGATAAATTGATCCAGTCTCAGGTATTGAAGGATAATGCCTACTTTTTGATGATAAACAATCAAAAGCAGCTTTTGTATACTTCCGTGGCAGACTCCGTAGCGGATACCGCAGAGGTCAGGGACATTCAAAGTAATTTACTAGTTAATAAAGGTTCATTTGAAGGAGAGATGGACGGTAAGAAGGGTGTATTTATATATATAAACAATACAAATGAAAACTTACCCTTTACCTTGGTGAAGTTTGTATCCGATTCAGTCATTAATGAATCAGCTTACAAAACGCTGAATCGTTCTACAATGATTCAATTGATGGCAGTTATTTTTGTAGTTATACTGGCCATTATCCTGTCATACTTCATCATTCTTCCAATCAAGCGATTACTTCGCAGTATGGCACGCGTCGAGCAAGGAAACTTTGATATTCGGAAGGATAGCCAAAGAGTAGATGAGCTTGGTATTTTAGAAGATCGCTTTTATATCATGGTTCGAAATCTGGATGATTTCATGAACCGGGAATATCGGAATCGTTTGGAATTGTCTACGGCGCAACTTAAGATGCTACAGGCTCAAATTAATCCTCATTTTTTATACAATACCATGCAATACATAGGTACGATCGCGTTAAAAATGAAGGCTTATGAAATCAGTGACAAAATCTCTGAACTCGGCTCAATTCTGCGATATAGCATGGATTTTCATACTGAAGTTGTGATGTTAGGAGACGAAATTAAACATATTGAAGACTACATGTCTATTCAAATGGGCCGATTCAAGAATAAATTATCCTACACCATGACTTGTTCGCCGAAAGCGATGTCCATAGAAGTTCCTAAGATGCTGTTACAGCCGTTTATTGAGAACAGTATTGTGCATGGCATTGAACAGGGACGCGGTTACGGGAGTATCCAGCTAGAAATTGACACCATACCTGACGAAGCTGTCTCTCCAATTCTTCGTATCCGCATTACCGATAACGGAAAGGGAATTAAGGAAGAGAAGATGGACGCGATTCGCAAGGAATACATGGAGGACAAGCTCCATTACGGACAAAACGGAATCGGAATTATTAATGTATTACAGCGATTGCGACTATCCTATGGTTCTGACTTCACATGGGAAATTACAAGTATTCCTTACGAGGCAACGACTATCTCTTTGTTCATTGTGTTGAATTCGCAGGAAATCATGGAGGAGATCCAATGA
- a CDS encoding carbohydrate ABC transporter permease — protein MHQREKRLNWIVFTVLTVFAIIVFFPLYITLVNSIKSYNEVVSSVASLPSTFRFENFKTVWNQLNFGGVLMNSLIITVVSVVGILVISAPAAYQFVRRPGWVSTFLFMLILSALVIPFQSLMIPLVKVASDLHIMDSIPGIIIMYWGFGIPLAVFLYHGFVKSIPRELEEAAMIDGNGVVGAFYRIVLPLLKPVTTTIAILHSLWIWNDFLLPLITLSSEKNRTIPIASSVYFGQYTNEWHLAMAALTMASIPVIIFFIFMQRNIIDGITAGAVKG, from the coding sequence ATGCATCAACGTGAAAAGAGACTGAATTGGATTGTATTCACTGTATTAACGGTATTTGCAATTATTGTATTTTTTCCTTTGTATATCACGCTCGTCAATTCGATCAAATCCTATAATGAGGTTGTTTCATCCGTAGCATCGCTGCCAAGCACGTTCCGTTTTGAGAACTTTAAGACCGTGTGGAATCAGCTTAATTTTGGCGGCGTCCTAATGAACTCGCTTATTATTACGGTTGTTTCGGTGGTGGGAATCTTGGTAATCAGTGCACCTGCTGCTTATCAGTTTGTCCGCCGTCCGGGCTGGGTGAGTACGTTTTTGTTTATGCTCATCTTGTCGGCCCTAGTCATTCCGTTCCAGTCATTAATGATTCCACTTGTTAAAGTAGCGAGTGACTTGCACATTATGGATTCCATACCTGGAATCATCATCATGTATTGGGGCTTCGGAATTCCACTTGCCGTATTTCTATATCATGGTTTTGTTAAATCGATCCCACGTGAACTTGAAGAAGCGGCGATGATCGATGGTAACGGTGTAGTTGGTGCGTTCTATCGTATTGTCCTTCCGTTATTGAAACCGGTAACCACAACGATTGCGATTTTACATTCTTTATGGATTTGGAATGACTTCTTGCTTCCGTTGATTACGCTCAGCTCGGAGAAGAATCGCACAATACCGATCGCATCATCTGTATATTTTGGTCAGTACACGAACGAATGGCATTTGGCTATGGCAGCCTTAACCATGGCATCGATACCGGTCATTATATTCTTCATCTTTATGCAACGCAATATTATTGATGGGATTACGGCTGGTGCGGTCAAAGGTTAA
- a CDS encoding carbohydrate ABC transporter permease, whose translation MTNIARGRWIYAAFVAPAIIFFTLIILIPFLRAIIFSFQDWDGISSNIAWIGWGNYERLLHDESFWNSFKFTVKYVLATTIFLNVFGLMLALGLNRAIKGRNLLRTVFFLPYVMGSVIVGFIWQFIITNLFNEIGVSTGWALFQKNWLSLPDYAFWSIVMVAVWQSVGYFMIIYLSALQGVSKDLVEASEIDGAGYWSRMRNVVFPLIRPAITINLFLAIANGFKGFDLNYSLTGGGPFGTTQSLAYHIYTEGFGRNLFTYASAKAVIFFLILATVTIVQSAVLKRREVEL comes from the coding sequence ATGACAAATATAGCACGTGGACGCTGGATTTATGCCGCGTTTGTAGCACCTGCGATCATTTTCTTTACTTTAATTATTCTTATTCCATTCCTGAGAGCGATCATCTTCAGCTTTCAGGATTGGGATGGAATTAGCAGCAATATCGCTTGGATCGGTTGGGGGAACTACGAACGGTTACTTCATGATGAATCCTTCTGGAATTCCTTTAAATTTACCGTCAAATATGTTTTGGCCACGACCATTTTCTTGAATGTATTTGGATTAATGCTTGCTTTAGGTTTGAATCGCGCAATTAAAGGTAGAAATCTGTTGCGCACGGTCTTCTTCTTACCTTACGTGATGGGATCGGTTATCGTAGGTTTCATCTGGCAATTTATTATTACGAATTTATTTAATGAGATCGGGGTCTCGACAGGATGGGCTCTGTTTCAGAAAAACTGGTTGAGTCTGCCTGACTATGCGTTTTGGTCTATTGTGATGGTTGCGGTCTGGCAGTCCGTTGGGTATTTCATGATTATCTACTTGTCCGCGCTTCAAGGCGTATCTAAAGACTTGGTAGAAGCATCCGAGATCGATGGGGCAGGCTATTGGAGCAGAATGCGAAATGTTGTATTCCCATTAATTCGCCCAGCGATCACGATTAATTTATTCTTAGCGATTGCTAACGGTTTTAAGGGTTTCGACCTGAACTACTCGTTAACAGGCGGGGGACCCTTCGGAACAACACAATCCTTAGCGTATCATATCTATACTGAAGGGTTTGGAAGAAACTTGTTCACTTACGCTTCGGCGAAGGCGGTTATCTTCTTCCTCATTCTTGCTACTGTCACTATCGTTCAGTCAGCTGTGCTGAAACGTAGGGAGGTAGAATTATAA
- a CDS encoding glycoside hydrolase family 65 protein: MMKYDLGTGDDKNWIVAESSFSKNLLGKAEAIMSLGNGYMGLRSATEEPYVGEVRNLFVAGTFNKSDNLEVSELPNAADVTRMDIRIDGERLDVSSSRTVDYIRALNLKVAELTRSFVWTTSSGKDVALKFRRFVSLDNLHVIGMKMELEALTEAIELSVESGVNAQVSNSGSQHFYEGEKRIYDKKYVEMVTKTVESEIDFMFHTVHHAKVGEIELNQPFMRMDRRIINLTYKCSVTKGQKFSLEKITTVHTSRDQSFAGMILQEMRDQALSTLKACAAEGYDSLLQKHAIAWERKVWSLYKLNIESDNEFDMLAARFALYHLTVMAPAHDERMGIAAKGLSGEGYQGHSFWDTEMFILPFFIYSNPEVARSLLTYRYLGLEGARKKAESNGYEGAMYPWEAAWPSDGEMAQEWGRVDIVTGKQTKIWTGFIEQHITADVAFAVWQYYMVTADQAFMDMYGYEIIFDTARFWASRLEWNDNKQQYCINDVIGPDEYKEHVDNNAFTNYFAHFNMELAMKYYKELKESNPEVFQKLNETLKLDQAITEWHDRIDKIYLPQPSDKDLVVPQDDTYLTKEIIDLTKYKNQSHVNTIFEDYSLEQLSDIQVSKQADLMILFYWLEDKFSKEVKIANYNYYEPKTIHDSSLSLSTHSILANDLNDQPLAYQLFKQACEIDLGPEMKSSDLGMHTASIGGIWQVIVMGFAGMRMMHGELRMNPKLPAHWNKLEFMVNWKGQRLEVVITKDQLLVTAMDRKPVKLEVYGTEYRFDHMLTVCLAEGDN, translated from the coding sequence GTGATGAAATACGATTTAGGTACGGGCGATGATAAGAACTGGATCGTCGCGGAATCTTCATTCTCGAAGAATTTGCTGGGGAAAGCGGAGGCCATCATGTCCCTCGGCAACGGCTATATGGGATTAAGAAGTGCGACGGAGGAGCCTTATGTAGGTGAAGTAAGGAATTTATTCGTGGCCGGTACGTTTAATAAATCTGATAATTTGGAAGTATCCGAGCTCCCAAATGCAGCAGATGTGACCCGCATGGATATCCGTATTGACGGTGAACGCTTGGATGTGTCTTCCTCTCGAACGGTTGATTATATCCGTGCTTTAAATTTGAAAGTGGCAGAACTGACAAGATCATTTGTTTGGACGACGTCTTCAGGCAAGGACGTAGCATTGAAATTTAGAAGGTTCGTATCACTGGATAATTTGCATGTCATTGGCATGAAGATGGAGCTGGAGGCACTGACGGAGGCGATAGAGCTAAGTGTTGAGAGTGGTGTGAATGCACAAGTCTCCAATAGTGGTTCGCAACATTTTTATGAAGGTGAGAAACGGATTTATGATAAAAAGTATGTTGAGATGGTTACGAAAACCGTGGAATCTGAGATTGATTTCATGTTTCATACCGTTCATCATGCAAAAGTTGGCGAAATAGAACTGAATCAGCCGTTCATGCGGATGGATCGGAGAATCATCAATCTAACCTATAAGTGTTCTGTCACCAAGGGACAGAAGTTTTCGCTCGAGAAAATAACGACTGTGCATACCTCACGGGACCAATCTTTTGCAGGAATGATTCTACAGGAAATGCGTGACCAGGCGTTATCGACGTTGAAGGCTTGTGCTGCTGAAGGGTATGATTCATTGCTCCAGAAGCATGCAATCGCATGGGAGCGCAAGGTTTGGAGTTTGTACAAGTTAAACATTGAATCGGATAATGAATTCGACATGCTTGCAGCCAGATTTGCCCTATATCACTTAACGGTCATGGCTCCGGCACATGATGAGCGGATGGGGATTGCGGCCAAGGGACTGAGTGGAGAAGGGTATCAAGGTCACTCCTTCTGGGATACAGAGATGTTCATTCTGCCATTCTTCATTTATTCGAATCCAGAAGTAGCTCGTTCCCTATTGACCTATCGCTACCTGGGTTTGGAAGGTGCAAGGAAGAAAGCGGAGAGTAATGGTTACGAAGGAGCCATGTATCCTTGGGAGGCGGCATGGCCAAGTGATGGTGAGATGGCCCAGGAGTGGGGTCGTGTAGATATCGTTACTGGGAAGCAAACCAAGATTTGGACAGGCTTTATTGAGCAGCACATTACTGCCGATGTTGCATTTGCAGTGTGGCAATATTACATGGTTACAGCCGACCAGGCATTTATGGATATGTACGGTTATGAGATCATCTTTGATACGGCAAGATTCTGGGCTAGCCGATTAGAATGGAATGACAACAAGCAGCAGTATTGCATTAATGATGTGATCGGCCCTGATGAATACAAGGAGCATGTAGACAACAATGCGTTTACGAATTACTTTGCGCATTTTAACATGGAGCTTGCAATGAAGTATTATAAGGAGCTTAAAGAGAGCAACCCCGAAGTATTCCAGAAATTAAATGAAACCTTGAAGTTGGATCAGGCAATAACGGAATGGCATGATCGTATTGATAAAATCTACTTGCCGCAGCCAAGCGACAAAGATCTTGTTGTCCCACAGGATGATACCTATTTGACGAAGGAAATTATCGATTTAACGAAATACAAGAATCAAAGTCATGTGAATACAATCTTTGAAGATTATAGTCTGGAGCAACTAAGTGACATTCAAGTTTCGAAGCAGGCCGATTTAATGATACTCTTCTACTGGCTAGAGGATAAGTTCAGTAAGGAAGTGAAAATTGCCAACTACAATTATTATGAACCAAAGACGATTCACGACTCTTCACTAAGCTTATCGACGCATAGTATTCTTGCGAATGATCTGAATGATCAGCCGCTTGCCTATCAATTATTTAAACAAGCCTGCGAGATTGATTTGGGACCGGAAATGAAATCTTCCGATTTAGGTATGCATACGGCTTCGATCGGGGGCATTTGGCAAGTGATCGTAATGGGTTTCGCGGGAATGCGTATGATGCATGGAGAACTTAGAATGAATCCGAAGCTTCCAGCCCATTGGAACAAGCTAGAGTTCATGGTCAACTGGAAAGGACAACGGTTAGAAGTTGTGATTACAAAGGATCAACTATTAGTTACGGCGATGGACCGCAAACCTGTCAAGCTTGAAGTCTATGGCACCGAGTATCGTTTTGATCATATGCTAACGGTTTGTCTGGCAGAGGGGGATAACTAG
- a CDS encoding ABC transporter substrate-binding protein has product MRKVMSMLLTSAVGLSLISGCAGGTASKNEGTANGTGTSTEGKVTIKLMDFKTEITDKIKAMAADYMAENPNVNIEAQVTGNYDTLLKTRFSAGDGPDIFMTRAYTDIQGWSDRLVDLSNEPWMDKVLPSSEAGMTADGKKLGFPLAVEGYGFIYNKDIFAKEGIDKLPTTLTELKAVNEKLKAAGISSYTEGYKSFWVLGQHLFNLPFAFEKDPAATIEKMYAGEVKMADIKNLDGFFDVLDMTVDYGKGTDTIGLSYDNQVSDFASGKTAMMQQGVWSIDAITKINPNMNIGMFAIPLNDNPEDTKMPVGVSTYYSINKDSKVIEESKKFLTWLHENGQKYIVDSYKMIPAFTDLNTTPELGPLAEDLDKYLKDENTYIWAFQLWPSGIAEDFTVPLQAYVGGHFDKEQTITELQKIWDQKVKK; this is encoded by the coding sequence ATGCGTAAGGTTATGTCAATGCTTCTTACAAGTGCTGTTGGTTTATCCTTAATCAGTGGATGCGCTGGAGGTACTGCAAGCAAGAATGAAGGTACAGCTAATGGTACCGGTACTTCTACTGAAGGAAAAGTAACGATTAAATTAATGGATTTCAAAACAGAAATCACCGATAAAATCAAAGCGATGGCAGCTGACTACATGGCTGAAAACCCTAACGTCAATATTGAAGCCCAAGTTACCGGCAACTATGACACATTGTTAAAGACACGCTTTTCAGCCGGAGATGGTCCAGATATTTTTATGACGAGAGCCTACACAGATATTCAAGGCTGGTCAGATCGACTCGTTGATCTATCCAATGAACCGTGGATGGACAAGGTGCTTCCTTCTTCTGAAGCGGGAATGACGGCCGATGGTAAGAAACTAGGTTTCCCACTTGCGGTGGAAGGATACGGCTTTATTTATAACAAAGACATCTTCGCAAAAGAAGGAATTGATAAATTACCTACGACGTTAACAGAACTCAAAGCAGTAAATGAAAAGTTAAAAGCAGCAGGTATTTCTTCTTACACAGAAGGTTATAAATCGTTCTGGGTACTTGGTCAACATTTATTCAACCTACCATTTGCATTTGAAAAAGATCCGGCAGCAACGATCGAGAAAATGTATGCAGGTGAAGTTAAAATGGCTGATATTAAAAATCTAGATGGATTCTTTGATGTACTAGATATGACGGTCGATTATGGTAAAGGTACAGATACAATTGGCCTTAGCTATGATAATCAGGTATCCGACTTTGCCTCTGGCAAAACAGCGATGATGCAACAAGGGGTATGGTCAATTGATGCGATCACCAAGATTAACCCGAACATGAATATCGGAATGTTTGCGATTCCGCTGAATGATAATCCAGAAGATACGAAAATGCCTGTTGGCGTATCAACGTACTACTCCATTAATAAAGATTCCAAAGTTATTGAAGAAAGCAAGAAGTTTTTGACTTGGTTGCATGAAAACGGACAGAAGTACATTGTAGATTCTTACAAAATGATTCCTGCTTTCACAGATTTGAATACTACACCTGAGTTAGGACCTTTGGCAGAAGATCTTGATAAGTATCTGAAGGATGAAAATACGTACATCTGGGCTTTCCAATTATGGCCATCCGGAATTGCAGAAGACTTCACAGTACCACTTCAAGCATATGTTGGCGGACATTTTGATAAAGAACAAACTATCACAGAATTACAGAAAATCTGGGATCAAAAAGTCAAAAAATAG
- a CDS encoding response regulator transcription factor, with protein MRVLIVDDEEHVREGIELAIDWDQFGIKQRFQAENGLQALEVMKQHKPEIVFCDMSMPKMNGIQLLDQLRGEYPDTHIIVVSGYNDFTYTRATIRANGVDYILKPFKRRDLEQALSKAVALCKQREDSMRMQRDTEFLVQQADYVVMEQKISQLMKGDNTYFSEIKKYCEKSGIPTSHLRTTLILMRNDSRLIEQRYNAEGGLFSFAIKNMAQEAFSEYGNYLLFRFDDHLWILMTGEKLDYEMTNKLKHYVNHLTAAWNSTIGLDTLVGFSERASDLHHIQQQIVSARIALLQSPISPDHRLEEQKPLLSSKEMLLNIALENRNKLYVEEIIHRFAEELRQCGDLRLKDLQLYTKEANYMLERASRQMNKDLEDLSIPMWISDITEWGMAWIQQWWRLIEECGDSGYEGRGIQVIREYIEQHFHEKISLTGLSELFHFSPQYIAKRFKEMYNTTVITYQTELQMQKAKSLLEHSDMPIIKIAEAIGYQDENYFSKVFRKQHGMPPLKYRKTLRDS; from the coding sequence ATGAGAGTATTAATTGTCGACGATGAAGAACACGTTAGGGAGGGAATTGAACTCGCAATTGATTGGGATCAGTTCGGGATCAAGCAGCGATTTCAAGCGGAGAATGGATTGCAAGCCTTAGAAGTGATGAAACAACATAAACCGGAAATCGTGTTCTGTGATATGAGTATGCCAAAGATGAATGGAATTCAGTTGCTTGACCAGCTGAGGGGGGAATATCCAGATACGCATATTATCGTTGTTAGCGGATATAACGACTTTACGTATACCCGCGCAACGATCCGCGCGAATGGTGTGGACTACATCCTAAAACCTTTTAAAAGGCGAGACCTCGAGCAAGCATTGTCCAAAGCGGTAGCGCTTTGCAAGCAACGAGAAGATAGTATGCGCATGCAGCGAGATACAGAATTTCTTGTGCAGCAGGCAGATTATGTTGTCATGGAGCAAAAGATATCTCAGTTGATGAAGGGTGACAACACATACTTTTCGGAAATAAAAAAATATTGTGAGAAATCAGGCATCCCTACGTCACATTTACGTACGACTTTGATCTTGATGAGAAACGACTCACGATTGATCGAACAACGGTATAACGCCGAAGGAGGCCTATTCTCTTTTGCCATTAAGAACATGGCACAGGAGGCTTTCTCAGAATATGGGAATTATCTTTTGTTCCGCTTTGACGACCATTTGTGGATTTTAATGACGGGGGAAAAGCTCGATTACGAGATGACAAATAAATTAAAGCACTATGTTAATCATTTGACAGCGGCATGGAACTCGACCATTGGTTTGGACACTTTAGTGGGGTTTAGTGAGCGTGCATCTGATCTACATCATATTCAACAGCAGATCGTTAGTGCGCGGATTGCATTACTCCAATCCCCGATTTCTCCGGACCATCGACTAGAAGAACAAAAGCCGCTGTTGTCGAGTAAGGAAATGCTACTCAATATCGCCTTGGAGAATCGTAACAAGCTGTACGTTGAAGAAATCATACATCGCTTTGCTGAAGAACTCAGACAATGCGGGGATTTACGGCTCAAGGATCTCCAACTGTACACCAAGGAAGCGAATTACATGCTGGAGCGGGCAAGTCGTCAGATGAATAAGGATTTGGAAGATCTGTCTATTCCAATGTGGATAAGCGATATCACGGAGTGGGGGATGGCATGGATACAGCAGTGGTGGAGGTTAATTGAGGAATGCGGAGACAGCGGTTATGAGGGGCGCGGAATCCAAGTGATTCGTGAATATATTGAACAGCATTTTCATGAGAAAATTTCTTTAACTGGACTATCTGAACTATTTCATTTTAGCCCGCAATACATTGCCAAAAGATTCAAAGAAATGTACAACACCACCGTGATAACCTATCAAACGGAACTACAGATGCAAAAAGCCAAGTCGCTGCTGGAACATTCGGACATGCCGATTATTAAAATTGCAGAGGCGATCGGCTATCAGGATGAGAATTATTTCAGCAAAGTATTTCGTAAGCAGCATGGAATGCCTCCGTTAAAATATCGAAAGACTCTACGAGATTCATAA